The following nucleotide sequence is from Gammaproteobacteria bacterium.
TATATCCGTAGATCTTAATGAATTCAATGATGATGAAATCATGAACATGTCGAATAACTTGCGTACTGGTGTACCAATGGCTACCCCAGTATTTGATGGTGCGCAAGAATCAGAAATTAAACGCATGCTGAAACTTGCTGATCTGCCTGAAGATGGTCAAACCCTTTTGTGGGATGGGCGTACAGGAGAATCGTTTGAGCGCAAAGTAACGGTTGGTTACATGCATATGTTGAAATTGAATCACTTGGTTGATGACAAGATGCATGCACGTTCAACCGGTCCTTATAGCTTGGTTACACAACAGCCTCTTGGCGGTAAAGCACAGTTTGGTGGTCAGCGATTCGGAGAAATGGAAGTCTGGGCGCTTGAGGCCTATGGCGCTTCTTACACCTTGCAGGAAATGCTAACGGTTAAGTCGGATGACGTTACCGGTCGAAACAAGATGTATAAGAATATTGTTGACGGTAATCATAGTATGGATGCCGGTATGCCAGAATCGTTTAATGTATTGATGAAAGAGATTCGTTCTCTTGGATTGAATATAGACTTTGAGCAAGAAAAGTTTTAACGATAAAGTTTAAAAGTATTTGTTATTTAAGTTGCAACTAAGATTGCATTAAAGACGTAGTTACTGGAGATGTAATGAAAGACTTACTTAGTTTATTAAAGAATCAAGGTCAGGTAGAAGATTTTGATTCGATTCGTATTGGCTTAGCTTCGCCTGACATGATTCGTTCATGGTCGTATGGAGAAGTTAAAAAGCCAGAGACGATAAACTACCGAACTTTCAAACCTGAACGTGATGGTTTGTTTTGCGCAAAAATATTTGGTCCTAATAAAGACTATGAATGTTTATGTGGTAAGTATAAGCGTCTTAAACATCGTGGCGTGGTATGTGAAAAATGTGGTGTTGAAGTAACGCTTACTAAAGTGCGACGTGAGCGCATGGGCCACATTGAATTAGCCAGTCCTGTTGCGCATATTTGGTTTTTGAAATCTCTGCCTTCGCGTATTGGTCTTTTGTTGGATATGACCTTACGTGACGTAGAGCGCATTCTTTATTTTGAAGCATTTGTGGTGGTTGACCCTGGTATGACAGGTCTTGAGCACAAGCAGCTTCTTTCTGATGACACCTTCCTTGAAGCGATTGAAGAGTATGGTGATGAGTTCGATGCGCGTATGGGTGCAGAAGCGATTCTAGACATGCTTAAGCAAGTTAATTTGGAAGAGCAGGTTGTTGAGCTGCGTGATGAAATAAAAGAAACGCGCTCGGAGGCGAAACTTAAGCGCTTGTCTAAGCGTATTAAGTTAGTTGAGTCGCTACTAGAATCAGGTAATAAGCCTGAGTGGATGGTATTAACCGTATTACCAGTATTGCCGCCAGATTTACGTCCATTGGTACCTTTGGATGGCGGTCGCTTTGCGACTTCAGATTTGAATGATTTATATCGTCGCGCTATTAACCGTAATAATCGTTTAAAAAGGTTATTGGAGTTAAATGCTCCTGACATTATCGTGCGCAATGAAAAACGCATGTTGCAGGAGGCGATTGATGCATTGTTAGATAATGGTCGTCGCGGTCGCGCCATTACCGGCACCAATAAGCGCGCACTGAAATCTCTTGCCGATATGATAAAAGGTAAGCAAGGTCGTTTCCGTCAAAACTTATTAGGCAAACGTGTTGACTATTCGGGTCGTTCAGTAATTGTTGTAGGGCCAACCTTACGCTTGCAACAGTGTGGGCTACCGAAAAAAATGGCGTTGGAATTATTTAAGCCATTTATCTTTAGTAAATTACACATGCGTGGTATTTCGCCTACCATTAAGGCATGTAAAAAAGTCGTAGAAAAAGAAGGTCCTGAAGTTTGGGATATTCTAGAAGAAGTGATTCGTGAGCATCCAGTGATGCTTAATCGTGCACCAACGCTACATAGATTAGGCATTCAAGCATTTGAGCCGACTCTTATTGAAGGAAAAGCAATTCAATTGCACCCTCTAGTATGTGCGGCATTTAATGCTGATTTTGATGGCGACCAAATGGCTGTGCACGTGCCGTTATCTATAGAAGCTCAGCTTGAAGCTCGCGCATTAATGATGTCTACCAATAATATTCTGTCACCTGCGAATGGTGAACCGATTATTGTTCCGTCTCAAGATATTGTATTGGGTCTTTACTATCTCACGCGTGAAAAAGTTAATGTTCCGGGTGAGGGCATGATTTTTGCAGATGTTGAAGAAGCAGAACGCGCATATGAGAATCGCAAAGTTCATTTGCATGCAAAAGTGAAAATTCGTGTTGATGATTATGATATTGATGAGGATGGCAAGGGTACTCCAATTCGTAGAATTATAGAGACTACAGTGGGGCGCGGTATTTTGTCGCAAGTGCTGCCAAAAGGCTTGGAATACGAATTAGTAAATCGTGATATGAATAAGCGTGCAATTTCAAGTTTGTTAAACGCTTGTTATCGACGTGTAGGATTAAAGGACACGGTTATATTTGCAGATAAACTGATGTACACCGGGTTTAAATTTGCAACGCGTTCGGGCGTGTCGTTCTGTGCAGATGATATGGTCATACCTTCTGAAAAACAAACTATCTTGGCAGAAGCAGAAAATGAAGTGAAAGAAATTGCTTCACAGTATTCATCTGGTTTAGTAACCAAAGGTGAGCGCTATAATAAAGTAATTGATATTTGGTCACGTACTAATGATCAAGTTGCCAAAGCGATGATGGATAGCTTAGGTCACGAAGAAGTGGAAGATGCTGAGGGTAAAATTGTAAAGCAAGATTCCTTCAACTCAATTTATATGATGGCTGACTCTGGAGCGCGGGGTTCCCCGGCACAGATTCGCCAGCTCGCAGGTATGCGCGGATTGATGGCAAAACCTGATGGTTCGATTATTGAAACACCGATAACTGCGAACTTCCGTGAAGGATTGAATGTATTGCAATACTTCATCTCAACACACGGTGCGCGTAAAGGCTTAGCCGATACTGCTCTTAAAACGGCTAACTCTGGATACCTGACACGTCGTTTGGTCGATGTTTCGCAAGATTTAGTAGTTACTGAAGATGATTGCGAGACAACAAATGGTTTGTTACTTACTCCAATTATTGAGGGTGGCGACGTAGTGCAGACTTTACCTAGCAGGGTGCTTGGAAGGGTGACTGCAGAAGATGTGATGGATGTTAAAGGCAAAGTAGCGGTACCAGCTGGAACATTCTTGGACGAAGCATGGGTAGATAGGTTTGAAGAAATTGGTATTGACGAAGTTAAGGTGCGCACCCCTATAACTTGTGATACACGTTATGGTGTTTGTGCATCGTGTTATGGTCGCGACCTTGCACGTGGACATCTAATAAATATGGGTGAGTCAGTTGGTGTAATTGCAGCGCAATCGATTGGTGAGCCTGGCACACAGTTAACCATGCGTACTTTCCATATTGGTGGTGCGGCGAGTCGTGCAGCCTCTGCAAGTGATATCACGATTAAATCTACCGGTACGATACGTATGCACAATATTAAACTTGTGCAACATAAAAATGGCCACAATGTTGCGGTATCGCGTTCCGGTGAAATCGGTATTATCGATGACCAAGGTCGTGAAAGAGAGCGTTATAAGATTTCCTATGGGGCAACCATTTCTGTAAATGATGGTGATAGTGTTACATCGGGACAAGTTGTAGCGACTTGGGATCCGCACACCCATCCGATCATTACCGAGGTTGCGGGCCAAGTTCATCTTACGGACTTTGCTGAAGGCGTGACGGTTGAATCATTTACAGATGAAGTAACCGGTTTAAGTTCCACCGTAATTTCAGATCCAAAGAGTCGCCCTGCTGCGGGTAAAGACTTGCGACCTTCACTTAATTTATTAGATAAGAATGGCGAACCTCTAACCTTCACAGGTACTGAGATTCCAGCGCAATATATTTTGCCGCCAGGCGCATTGGTTAATTTGCAAGACGGTAATTCAGTGGATGTGGGTGATGTGATTGCGCGCATTCCACAAGAATCTTCTAAGACTCGTGATATTACCGGTGGTCTTCCACGTGTTGCTGATTTGTTTGAAGCGCGTAAACCGAAAGAGCCAGCGGTATTAGCAGAACAAACCGGAACGGTAAGTTTTGGTAAGGATACAAAAGGTAAAGAACGTTTAGTTGTAACTGATGAAGAAGGTGAGTCAACTGAAGTGTTGATTCCTAAGTGGAGACAAATCAATGTGTTCGAGGGTGAGCATGTTGAAAAAGGTGAAGTTGTTGTTGACGGCGAACTTAACCCACATGATATTTTGCGCTTATTGGGTGTAACCACACTTGCTGAGTATTTGGTTAAAGAAATACAAGATGTATACCGACTTCAAGGCGTAGGTATTAATGACAAACACATCGAGGTTATTTCAAGACAGATGTTGCGTAAAGCGGAAATAGTTGATCCGGGAGATACTAAT
It contains:
- the rpoC gene encoding DNA-directed RNA polymerase subunit beta', producing MKDLLSLLKNQGQVEDFDSIRIGLASPDMIRSWSYGEVKKPETINYRTFKPERDGLFCAKIFGPNKDYECLCGKYKRLKHRGVVCEKCGVEVTLTKVRRERMGHIELASPVAHIWFLKSLPSRIGLLLDMTLRDVERILYFEAFVVVDPGMTGLEHKQLLSDDTFLEAIEEYGDEFDARMGAEAILDMLKQVNLEEQVVELRDEIKETRSEAKLKRLSKRIKLVESLLESGNKPEWMVLTVLPVLPPDLRPLVPLDGGRFATSDLNDLYRRAINRNNRLKRLLELNAPDIIVRNEKRMLQEAIDALLDNGRRGRAITGTNKRALKSLADMIKGKQGRFRQNLLGKRVDYSGRSVIVVGPTLRLQQCGLPKKMALELFKPFIFSKLHMRGISPTIKACKKVVEKEGPEVWDILEEVIREHPVMLNRAPTLHRLGIQAFEPTLIEGKAIQLHPLVCAAFNADFDGDQMAVHVPLSIEAQLEARALMMSTNNILSPANGEPIIVPSQDIVLGLYYLTREKVNVPGEGMIFADVEEAERAYENRKVHLHAKVKIRVDDYDIDEDGKGTPIRRIIETTVGRGILSQVLPKGLEYELVNRDMNKRAISSLLNACYRRVGLKDTVIFADKLMYTGFKFATRSGVSFCADDMVIPSEKQTILAEAENEVKEIASQYSSGLVTKGERYNKVIDIWSRTNDQVAKAMMDSLGHEEVEDAEGKIVKQDSFNSIYMMADSGARGSPAQIRQLAGMRGLMAKPDGSIIETPITANFREGLNVLQYFISTHGARKGLADTALKTANSGYLTRRLVDVSQDLVVTEDDCETTNGLLLTPIIEGGDVVQTLPSRVLGRVTAEDVMDVKGKVAVPAGTFLDEAWVDRFEEIGIDEVKVRTPITCDTRYGVCASCYGRDLARGHLINMGESVGVIAAQSIGEPGTQLTMRTFHIGGAASRAASASDITIKSTGTIRMHNIKLVQHKNGHNVAVSRSGEIGIIDDQGRERERYKISYGATISVNDGDSVTSGQVVATWDPHTHPIITEVAGQVHLTDFAEGVTVESFTDEVTGLSSTVISDPKSRPAAGKDLRPSLNLLDKNGEPLTFTGTEIPAQYILPPGALVNLQDGNSVDVGDVIARIPQESSKTRDITGGLPRVADLFEARKPKEPAVLAEQTGTVSFGKDTKGKERLVVTDEEGESTEVLIPKWRQINVFEGEHVEKGEVVVDGELNPHDILRLLGVTTLAEYLVKEIQDVYRLQGVGINDKHIEVISRQMLRKAEIVDPGDTNYLRNEQVEKSRLLDINDKLEAEGKQPATYNPVLLGITKASLVTESFISAASFQETTRVLTEASVRGSRDMLRGLKENVIVGRLIPSGTGLAYHEKRRLDSLANMASSDEDQEKTAMPSEAMMEEALAEELTNAEANAETSSAGEESPSAEG